TCAGGTTCGAGGTCGACGAGATCACTCTGGACTTCTCGGTCGAGCTGCGGCGCGACGCGACCGCCAAGGCCGGGTTCAAGGCATGGGTGGTCTCCGGCGACGCCCAGGTGGGGGTGGCGCGGAACGCCGTCCACAAGGTGTCCGTGAAGCTGAAGCCGAAGGACTCGGCCAACGGCGGGCCGATCGAGATCGGACACCAGGCCGAAGTCGACATGGGTGACTTCGAGCGTCCGTCCGGACTGCGCGGCGGATGAGCGCCCGGTCCGTCGAACGCATCGCCATCGTCCAGGGAGCGCGGCAGGGCAGCGGCTTCCTGCTGGACTCCCGCCTGGTGCTCACCTCGGCGCACCTGTTCGAGGGGGAGGGCGGGGCTGCTCGCGTCGCCGTCCCCGGAGGGACGGGTACGCGCAGCTGCCGCCTCGTGTGGCGCCGCTACGACGAGTCGTGCGACGCGGCCCTGCTGGAAGCGGACGAAGACCTGGTCAGGGACGCCACGACGTGCCGGATGTCCGACGTCCGGTGGGGCCGGACCACCGGCCTGGCCGCCTGGGAGAACTGCGAAGCGGTGGGCTACCCGCGCATCTCGCTCCGGGACGGGATGAGGCCGGACACCGAGCAGATCGTGGGCACGCTGAAGCCGGGGTCGTCCATCCTGCGCGGCCGCTACGTCCTGGACAGTTCCCACGCCCCGCCGCCCGCGGACGGCACCCCCAGCGCATCGCCGTGGCAGGGGATGTCGGGCGCCGCGCTCTTCGCCGGCGAGTATCTGATCGGCGTGGTCTCCGGGGATCCCGCGCAGTGGGGTCACGCGCGGGTGGAAGCCGTTCCCCTCTCCGTCGTGGCGGCCGATGCCGGCTTCCGGCGGGCGGTGGAGGCAGCCGCAGGGGTCTGCCCCGAAGTGGTGGAGATCGGCAGGCCGGCGCCGCAGGTGGTGCACGAGGCCTCCGCCTCCCGCGAGGGCGACTGGCTCCCCGTCGCCGACGCCCACGCGGTCTCCTTCGGTGTTCATCGTGCGCCGGATGCCGTCGGCCACCCGGACGTCGTGCAGTACGTGCCGCGCCGCGTCGATGCGCAGGTGGACGCCCGGCTCGAAGCGCTGGCGGAAACGGGCGGCATGCTGCTGCTGACGGGGGATTCGGCCGCGGGCAAGTCGAGGGCCCTGTTCGAAGGCATGGTCCGCAATCTCCGGGACCGGTCGGTCTGCAAGCCGGACCCCGACGTCGACCTGTCCTTCCTGCTCTCCTCCTCCGGAAGCGATCAGGAGAAGGTCGTATGGCTCGACGACCTGCACAACTACCTGCGGTCCGACGGGCTGACGCCGTCCCTGCTCGACCGGCTCGTCCGCCGCGGCACGGTCGTGCTCGCCACGCTGCGCACCGAGTTCCACGAGCACTACACGGATGAGGAGGACGGCCCGTCGCTCTCGCGGGGCACGGGGCCGCGCCTGCCGTCCTCGCCGGGCAGAGTGATCCGCGCGGCACATCACCTCACCCTGGACCGGATCTGGACCGATGACGAGCGGCGGGCCGCGTCGTCGCGCGAGGATCCGCGCATCGTCGCGGCACTGAACGCCGACAGGGCACACGGGGTGGCGGAGTACCTCGCGGCGGGACCGCAGGTCCTCAAGCGGTGGAAGGCCGCTTCCCGGGTGAAGGGCAACCCCCGGGGTGCCGCGCTCGTCGCGGCCGCCGTCGCCCTCGCCCGCACAGGTGTGGACACCGCGCTGGCGCCGGAGTCCCTGGAACGTCTCCACGCGTACTTCCTCGACCGGGCGGGCGGCCCGGCGCTGCGGCCGGAAGGCATGGAGGAAGCCTGGGACTGGGCGTCCAGGATCGTGCTGGGCGTGACCAGCCCCCTGGTCCCGGGCCGGGGAGGAACGTGGAAGCCCTTCGACTACCTCGTGTCCGACGCCGCGCGCCGGTCCCGTCCGAGCGAGCTCCCGGGCCAGGTGTGGGACGAGGCCCTGCGCATCGTGGACGACACGCGCC
This is a stretch of genomic DNA from Streptomyces sp. NBC_00536. It encodes these proteins:
- a CDS encoding tetratricopeptide repeat-containing serine protease family protein, yielding MSARSVERIAIVQGARQGSGFLLDSRLVLTSAHLFEGEGGAARVAVPGGTGTRSCRLVWRRYDESCDAALLEADEDLVRDATTCRMSDVRWGRTTGLAAWENCEAVGYPRISLRDGMRPDTEQIVGTLKPGSSILRGRYVLDSSHAPPPADGTPSASPWQGMSGAALFAGEYLIGVVSGDPAQWGHARVEAVPLSVVAADAGFRRAVEAAAGVCPEVVEIGRPAPQVVHEASASREGDWLPVADAHAVSFGVHRAPDAVGHPDVVQYVPRRVDAQVDARLEALAETGGMLLLTGDSAAGKSRALFEGMVRNLRDRSVCKPDPDVDLSFLLSSSGSDQEKVVWLDDLHNYLRSDGLTPSLLDRLVRRGTVVLATLRTEFHEHYTDEEDGPSLSRGTGPRLPSSPGRVIRAAHHLTLDRIWTDDERRAASSREDPRIVAALNADRAHGVAEYLAAGPQVLKRWKAASRVKGNPRGAALVAAAVALARTGVDTALAPESLERLHAYFLDRAGGPALRPEGMEEAWDWASRIVLGVTSPLVPGRGGTWKPFDYLVSDAARRSRPSELPGQVWDEALRIVDDTRRVLVSTVARVAGRPDVAKEVLRPLVEADDPDGLINLGALLTAEKDYDGAGRCFERVFCLGEAAGAHNMGSLSVARGDLDAARDWYERAIESGETESIGALGLVHEKLGNQHEAIALWKRGTEAGDPGSALHYSDWLRSEWQSDEAVEALRVAADGEIPLAALSYAGVLLRREDPETANAYVSRAYETAVKQGNLGDPIGCLMAGVTAYSFGNVPLGEEWWNRAREHGQPSDWVVLEAEEGSAGLPRLAFSQDCLDRLGQEEARSLMQLLWAGDCQDCGYPLRDGVPALHVDDQYSWAQARLFHFGLCRYPQWNDSALINVAKEAGLSWKAFAAGVPVRERNGLLVPALLVNPSIEAAQLVQSGDSWTATSAYGPRSPLAEALNLQPLWSGLPPRSSDGRAWAFTGPGEVAVATLGQLWTAPATEEFIALVQQYGEMLLIVASAVGPASQASAEVVIDAVEAWDTMTRWVPLKSDASGS
- a CDS encoding trypco2 family protein; the encoded protein is MRDPLENVELTEAVQGLRDQLMASVHAADGRRIRFEVDEITLDFSVELRRDATAKAGFKAWVVSGDAQVGVARNAVHKVSVKLKPKDSANGGPIEIGHQAEVDMGDFERPSGLRGG